The window TTATGTCCGGGCTTCTTAAAAAAACTGCTTTTCTAAGTCCGACAGGCTGCTAGGCAGATGCGCAATATTTGTATTCTGTGGTTCGTGGCGTTGGCGATGTCCGGACTGGGGGCACCCGCTCCCGCAGTCAACGGGCCACGGGTAACGGCGGCGGAGTTTTTTACCGCCCTGGATTTGGAACGGGCGGAATTGTCCGCCGTGAAAGCGGCACTACAGCGGCAGGATTTGGGGGCAGCGCGTCACGCGCTGGCGGAATACCTGCGCCACCGTCCGAAACCGGGTTGGGAGTTTAACCCGCTGGCGATCAAGGATAATCCAAAATTTCGCAGCAGCACGGCCGAGAAGGCCCTGACGCACAAGTTCAACAGCATCGGCATCGAATGGCAGTTCGGCGAGCAGATTGACTGGGCGTTTAATCCCACCACGCAGCCCGATTCCCGCTGGCCACGCAACCACGAATGGACGTGGCAGTTGAGCCGGCATGCCGCCTGGCTGGAACTGAGCCGGGCCTTCTACCATACCGGCGATGAGAAATACGCGCGCGAATTTGTGGCCGAGCTAAAAAGCTGGGTGCGCGATTGTCCCGTGCCGATGGAGAAAGCGGCCAATAGGCCGACATCCCGCTGGCGCACCATCGAGGCCGGTATCCGCACTGGCAGCGTGTGGCCGGAGATGTATCACCGGTTGCTGGCCGCCAAGGCATTCGATGACGACGCGCTCATTTTGCTGCTGACCAGCATTCTGGAGCATGGCCGGTACCTGACGAAATTCCACACCAGCGGCAACTGGCTGACCATGGAAGCCAACGGGCTGTATCATTGCGGCGCGCTGTTCCCGGAATTCAAGGAGGCCGCGCAGTGGCGGCAGACGGCGCTGGACCGTTTGTACCATGAGCTGGATGTCCAGGTGTATCCGGACGGCGCACAGGTAGAACTGGCGCCGGGTTACCACGGCGTGACCGTGCAAAATTTTCTAGGCCCGGTGAGCCTGGTGCCGTTCACCGGTTTTACCGTGCCGAAGGACTACCTGGGCAAGATGGAGCGCATGTTTGATTATTTTCTCTATTCCATGCAGCCCACGCGGCAGACCGCACCGCTGAATGATTCCGGCGCCGGGGATGTGGTGCGGTGGCTGGAAAAAGGGAGCCAATTATTCCCCCAGCGAGACGATTTCAAATGGGTGGCGACGGAGGGCAAAGCCGGCCAAGCGCCCGGACACACCTCGCACCTGTTTCCCTACGCCGGGCAATTCGTGATGCGCAGCGGCTGGGAGCGGGAGGCCGTCTGGCTCTGCATGGATGGCGGGCCGTTTGGGTATGGCCATCAGCACGAGGATAAATTAAGCGTGATCCTGACGGCATACGGCCGGCCCTTGCTGGTGGAGGGCGGGGTGTACACATACGATGCCAGCGATTGGCGCCGCTATGTGCTCAGCAGCCGCGCGCATAATGTGGTGCTGGTGGATGGCCAGGATCAAAACCGCCGCAAAGAACCCAAGGAAACCTACGTGGTGAAGCAGCCGTTGCCCCACGTTTGGGAGAGCAACGACACGTTCGACCACGCCGTCGCGGTCTATGAGGAAGGTTATGGCGCCAGCGCCGCGCGGGTGGCGCGGCAAGTGCGGCACGTGTACTTTTTCAAGCCAGACCTGTTCGTGGTATTGGACGAATTGGAATCGCGCGACGGCAAAGCCCATGAGTATCAATCGCTTTTCCACATTGACGCCAATGAAGCGGTGGTGGACGGGCTAAAAGTTTCCACCGGGGAAAAAGGTCCGAACCTGACGATTATCGGGGTGGGGGTGGATACGGTACAGATTGTGAAGGGGCAGAAAGAGCCGGTGGTGCAAGGCTGGTTACCGGATCGTGGCGGCTACGGTGCCATCAAGCCGATCCCCACGGCCATCTATCGCAAGACCGGCAGCGGCAAAGTGGTGAGCGCTTATGTGCTGTGTCCGATCCGGCAAGGCGCAACCGGTACGGTTACCGGAGCGCAGTTGACGGGCAACGAACTGCGTTTGACCCTGGCCAATGGGCAGGAAAAGGTGCTGAAGCTGGCAGGTAAACTGATAGGAAATTAAAAACTGATAAGAAATTGATTTGGGGCACGTTTCATAATCACTTGTCGCGGTGCGGTGAAATGGGAAGCCGAGCATGGCAAAAAAATTGGGAACAAATTCCTTTTGCAGAAAGATGAACGGGCAGAAAAATAAAACTGAAGAAGATAGGAGATTGGAGTCAGGAGTTAGGAGCAAGGTCTTGAGGTCTCAGGTCCCGTACACCCAAGCATTCGATTGTCCCAAGGCATCGGTGATCTTGGCCACCACTTGCGATTCGGGCGGGGCATAAACTGGAATGGTTATCATGGTCCCCATTGTTTGGTTCCTGGCGGTCAAACTTGCGAGTCATTGTTCGAGTTTGACCCCTTTTAAACTGATACTTTCTGTTACGGCAACAGCAACTTGGTATTCACCGAGAAGCCTTGGAAATACACTTTATCCGCTGGATTTTCCAGTTCCTGCCAATGCGCCTTGCTGCCGTTCGTACTCACCAAACTCACATACCCCACCCCCCCACTCGCAAGCATGAGCAGCATGCCGGCGATTATGATTTCTCTCATGCTTTTGGGAAACAATATCACTGCTGCGCCCAAGATCAAGCCGCCTCCCGCTACGCTTAGAAGTGGTGCAGCAATATTGGGGATGATGATGCTGGTCAGTGCACAGTGGGAGAACTCCCATTCTCCAATGCTGGTGACGCTGTCGGGAATCGTGATATTGGTCAAGGCGGCACAATAAGAGAATGCATTGGTCCCAATAGTGGTGACCGGCAAGCCATTGGTCGCGCTGGGGATGGATACGTCGCCGCCCGGCCCGGCGTAGCCCGTGATGTTGATCGAGCCGTTGTTGGTTGTGAAAGTAAATTGGGCTTGTACCACGACAGGCAGCAGCAAGAGCGACAGCAACGCCAGCAAGCTCGCAATGCTGGCGGCTCCTACCCGGTGGGTCATGGTCGCAGGGAACGGGCTGGTTTTCATAGTTTTGATACCGGAGCCGAACCTTCAATGACCGGACAGGGCGGGTTCCCGACCCGGAGCTGTTCGCCCTTCGCCGCGCAGCAGTGATTTCCAGCCATCGGCCCAACCCAGTGGCCGTACGGCAAGAGAATACGATACTCCGCAGAAATAGTAATAATTACTATTCATAGTCGCGCTACTAATCCTAAAAAAACTCCTGTCAAGGCAAAACAGAAAAAAATTCAAGCGGATAACTGTAACTTCCCGAATCATCGCATCAAAGGTCAGGAATTGCCGGAGAGAGTAGTTTGAGTTTTTGTGGAGCAGTTGTTGATGAATGAGCCGGGCCAGATACTTACGGTGCGGCATCCCGCAGAAAATATGATCCAAAGAGAACTTGACATCGTCTAATGGAGATAATAAACAGCACTGATATGGGATCTGACTAGAAACAACGATTCGCGACGCATCACGTCGGGTGACGTGGGGGGGGGGCGAAAAATTATAACAGAAAAAACATGAATACGAACCCGAGTCCGGATATCGGCGCTCAAACGCCGGTCGCAAACTCGAACCTGACCCAGATCCGCACTACCGAAACGCCGCTGGGCATTGCCCTGGCTTTTTACGGCCTGCAAATATATGCCTTGGGATTACACGTATGAGCGACCTCAGATCTGATGACAGTTCAGGAACACAGACGCCGCTGGCCATGGAGGATTTGGCGGAAGTCCGTGGAAGCCTGGTAACCGTGTTGCGATCCAGAGCGGCAGCGCCCCAATCTACGGAGGATTCTCCCGGCGTGGAAAACATGGCATTGTGGCCGGCCAGGTTTTGGTGGGGAGTAAGCTTTACCTGGTTGATTGTTATGGCGGTCTTCGATAGCAAATATGTCTCGCAGGTCATTGATTATTGGGATGGATGGAGCAATTGGGGGCGACATTGGGGACAGCTCCTGGTGTGGCATTTACTGGGCGTCTGCCTGGTTCTGTTGGGCGGGACGATAACCTATTACCTGGTCTGCCGGCTGCTCCGGGTTTTGCGCAATGAAGCCACGGTCGCCCGGAGCGAAAGTCTTTTTTGGTTTGGCATAGCCATTGTGCTTATGGCGTTGGTTGCGTTGCTGAGCTGGGCGGCCACCCGGTGGATGGACGACGGCCACCTGCGCATTGTCCAGGGTCCGTATTTTCCGCTGCTTGCCCTGCTGGCGCTTCTGCGCGGGTTGAGTGTGGCTATCTTCCGGCGCAAAAACACCGTGTACGGAATATTGCTGTATGCGATCACCCTGGCAACGGTTGCCTACCTAGGTTGGTTCATCTCGACGCACGGCGGGGCACATTAAGCAGCATGAAATCAATGAATCCAAAATTTGTGGTCCGCATGGGGGCGGCAATACTGGTCGCCTTGCCTTGCGTCGTTATTGGGTACTGCTGGGAATGGGCAATAATTCGAGGACACGAACCTTGGCCAGGGATAATTGGCGTGGTGATAATACTCGCTGTCCAGATCTTAGCCAGTGCTTCCACACTGCGCCGAGCTTGGAGGCTTGAACCCGAGGCCATTGATAAACTGGCCGACTTTTTGTTGAATAACGGTTTTATGCTCATCGCATGTATTGTGGGAGGTGAAATTATGAAGGGTGAGCGGTGGTTGTCCTGGTGGGGGGTTTCGGTCGCGCTTGGAATTGGTGCCGGCGTGATGCTTGCAGGGCGGGTTGTCCGGGCACAGGTGAAGATCCTTCATCCAAGGTGGCGTCCGCCAGCACCGGCACCGCCAGAGGCACCACCCACAGACATTGAACTGGCGCAGCGGATTACCACGTCACTGAACTGGTTGAAAGCGTGTGCTATCGTGGGGGGCTTGGCTTTGGGTTACCTTTTGATTGCCGCTCCCCAAGGAGCTCTTTACGACCTTTGCAGTTTCCTTCTTGGTACGCCTCTTACCCTTATAGCCTGTCTGTCCTTGCTTCGACTTTATGGCGCACTGCGTGCAAGCGGCAGTCCACGCTTTGCGAGGTTGCTGGGCGTTGGGATTATTCTGGCGCTGGTGGCGTTAAGCCCGCTGGCTTTGGCCTGTTATGATATTTTTACGTAAAGTTAAAGGCTATCGCCGGGGTCATTCATAGGTTTTTCTGTTTTTCATGATGCCTCCTTTTGAATCGAGAAGGAGCAACCTATAATGACTCAGATCGAGTGGTAAACTCCTGACTCCAAACTTCTATTTTCTTCGGTCGTATTTTTCTGCCAAAGTTATTTCGGCTTTCAGCTTTCGCGTTTTTAGCATGTTTCGGGGTGATTTCAACTTCTGCCCCCAAGCTTCCAATTACCGCAACGCGACAAGTGAAAGCATGAAGCGTACTCAAAACCAATTTCTTATCAGTCGTTCACCCCAACACCGTCACGCTGGCACCACCGACCAAGGTCAAACCAGCCAGGAGCCTGGTGGTCTTTGTGACCCCAACCCTGTAGATTCTGCGGGTAACCGTTTAAATCCGGCGGATTTGTAAACGAAAGGAGGTTCGTCTCCATTCCCCATTTCCCAAGTTTTTTACTTTGCCGAGTCTGCATTTTCCATTAAGTTATGTTGATGCTGGATTGGAATGAATGTAGTGCTGTGGAACGCGTTCCGGGTAAGGTAAGCGGGGCCTGGTTGTTTAAAGGTACGCGCGTGACCGTTGTTGCGCTCTTCGAGAACCTAGAAGACGGAGCAACCGTGGATGATTTTCTTGCTTGGTTTCCCGGTGTGACGCGCGAACAGGTAGCGGCCGTTATCGAACACGCTGAACACAGCCTGCTGGTCAGTTGATTCACGTTTAACCAGCATGAAAATCCTTTTCGATCATGGCACGCCTGTTCCTTTGCGGCTTGCTTTATCCGACCATGATGTTTCCACTGCGTACGAAATGGGCTGGGCGAATTTCCAGAACGGTGATTTGCTTGCGGCAGCAGAGAAAACTTTTTCCGCATTCATTACTACCGACAAGAATCTCCGCTACCAGCAAAACCTTGCTGGACGCCGGTTAGCGATTTTGGTTTTACCCATGACCAGTTGGCCACGCCTGCAAAACCATCTCAAGGAAATCACAGCGGCGGTCAACGCACTCAACCCTGGGGATTATGTAGAATTGGCCTTTCCTAAAATCGGATAGAATAATTGGCTCAATCAGGAAGTCCGTAACACGCAGGTAATGCGCATTACAAACCTGATAACCGGAGCAGTTAGGGCCGTGAATTAGGAAATTGTCAGCTAGGCTTTTTCTCCACTGGTTTTACGTCCCTGATCAGTAAACAGAACGTTTATATGACTATCAGCCCATAGTATTGATTCTGCTGAACAACCCTACCTGTGGGGCGAAATCCCAATTTTCAACGGTTTACCAGTGGTCCGGCCCCTTCCCCCTCCGGACGACACCGGCTACTGGCTGCGAACTCTTCGGGTTCAGCCCCGGCAGGCTTCCGGGCAATCGATCATCCCCAAACGGGATGAAAGAATTTAGAGCGATTTAAATAATGACGCAGTTCTGAAAGCCAAAGCTTCTCATGGTATTTGCGGGCATAATATCAGCGCCGACTGACGTCGATCGGCTACGTCTTATTTGAAAATACGCTACCAGGCGGCTATCCTTTTTCCGCTGGGGTGGACAATGCCAAAATTCTACGGAGATTAAACGCCTTCCCTGGTAACATGGCGGAGGTGGACCAGGGATTAAAACGGCTTTGTGATTTGCCGAGAGTTCCAATAATAATAAATCACAGTATTCCAATCGCCGTATTCACCATACGCACGCCGCCGGGCAATTCCACCCGCAACACTTCGCCGGCCTTGCCCACATACACCAGTACTTCGTAATTCTCCATCACCCGTGCGCGTAATTGATAAACCCGGAGGCTGGTTTTGCCCACCGGCAGCGTGGTCTGGCTGGCATGCCAGTCGAGCGCGGGCGGTTGGTGAGATGCGGAATTGGTGGTGGTGAGGAATTGCGGCAGGCCGAAGGCGGTCAGTAATGTGGCAGGCAGCGGA of the Verrucomicrobiota bacterium genome contains:
- a CDS encoding alginate lyase family protein produces the protein MRNICILWFVALAMSGLGAPAPAVNGPRVTAAEFFTALDLERAELSAVKAALQRQDLGAARHALAEYLRHRPKPGWEFNPLAIKDNPKFRSSTAEKALTHKFNSIGIEWQFGEQIDWAFNPTTQPDSRWPRNHEWTWQLSRHAAWLELSRAFYHTGDEKYAREFVAELKSWVRDCPVPMEKAANRPTSRWRTIEAGIRTGSVWPEMYHRLLAAKAFDDDALILLLTSILEHGRYLTKFHTSGNWLTMEANGLYHCGALFPEFKEAAQWRQTALDRLYHELDVQVYPDGAQVELAPGYHGVTVQNFLGPVSLVPFTGFTVPKDYLGKMERMFDYFLYSMQPTRQTAPLNDSGAGDVVRWLEKGSQLFPQRDDFKWVATEGKAGQAPGHTSHLFPYAGQFVMRSGWEREAVWLCMDGGPFGYGHQHEDKLSVILTAYGRPLLVEGGVYTYDASDWRRYVLSSRAHNVVLVDGQDQNRRKEPKETYVVKQPLPHVWESNDTFDHAVAVYEEGYGASAARVARQVRHVYFFKPDLFVVLDELESRDGKAHEYQSLFHIDANEAVVDGLKVSTGEKGPNLTIIGVGVDTVQIVKGQKEPVVQGWLPDRGGYGAIKPIPTAIYRKTGSGKVVSAYVLCPIRQGATGTVTGAQLTGNELRLTLANGQEKVLKLAGKLIGN
- a CDS encoding leucine-rich repeat domain-containing protein, encoding MKTSPFPATMTHRVGAASIASLLALLSLLLLPVVVQAQFTFTTNNGSINITGYAGPGGDVSIPSATNGLPVTTIGTNAFSYCAALTNITIPDSVTSIGEWEFSHCALTSIIIPNIAAPLLSVAGGGLILGAAVILFPKSMREIIIAGMLLMLASGGVGYVSLVSTNGSKAHWQELENPADKVYFQGFSVNTKLLLP
- a CDS encoding DUF433 domain-containing protein → MLDWNECSAVERVPGKVSGAWLFKGTRVTVVALFENLEDGATVDDFLAWFPGVTREQVAAVIEHAEHSLLVS